The following DNA comes from Anopheles coustani chromosome 2, idAnoCousDA_361_x.2, whole genome shotgun sequence.
GGTTCGCTATTCACCCCAATTTTGATCATGTAAGTATCCGATACACTGAGAGCTTGCCGACATGAATCCTCTGGATGCAAAAAGTTAAGCAACTTAGTGGTGAATTTTCCTTGAATACTGATATTTCGTACCGAATCTGTCATCATGTCAAGAGTTTTTTTGCACTCTCCAAGCTGCTCAGTCACACTCtgcaaaagaagcaaacatcaatttaaaaaaaacgatcaactTGATTTTCTGAACCGGATCTCCAACACCTATTGCACACTTCCTTACCTTGTTAAAAGATTCTTCCATTGCTTGCATTTTGGCCTCAATCCTCTCGTTCTTTTCGTTAATATTATTTTCGTAATTGGTTAGCTTCTCCTGTAGACGATGCTCCGTTTCCTATAAAGAGTCGATATTTTTCTCCTTTATCATTGCGTTTTCACTAACTTGTGCTGGAGATTCACCTTCAGCGAAGTTTTCATAGTGTGCTCTACATCTTGTAGTTTGTCTTTTAAGTAATCAAGTTTATTCATCAGTTTATGTAATTCGAAACTATTGATCGCCATTGTGAACCGTGCTGataaaacaacaccaaaacacaGGACCAAGACATAGCTACGTTGATTCATAACTTTCAATTTGCTGTAATTCAAAGCACTTAAACACACAGTCAGAACGAAAGTTGAAACACGACTGAGGATCGTACGAATTCGTTTGGTTCGGAAAGGCAAGAAATGCAAAGAACTATTTCTGATAATGTGTTCTGAGCGATAACGCGTGCACATTCATCACAAACAGTGAACCAATTAAACGCCAACATATTTTGGCAAACACTTTCTGGGTCACACATCACTTTCTGGGTACACATCAGCACATACCACAAACTAAATCGAGAGCATGAACTGATTATGTTATCTCGGACGGTTATTCCTGGCTCAGCTTTCTGATTCGTCAAATGCTCAAGACTGGTTGGGGATCCGCGACTgtcgagcggtagcgccggatAGAAAATCtgcggcgtgggttcgaatcccaaccgagaccggacccttcccctgtacgagaggactatCAGGTTTAGGTTTATGAGCCACAATCTACATGTGGCTTACACATGTGGTCCTTTTACTGTTATTTATTGATACGTCGAGAATAAATGCCTATCAATGAATATAATGAACtgttaaaagtaaaatgtgtacAAGTTGCAGATGTTGTAGATCGCAGATCATGAACCGTATTGTGTACCActcagtgaaaaataaatgcttATCAATAAATAAGAAGAATTAAGAAAAAACGGAGCTCGAATGCGAAATTTCTGCAAGGGCTAATAGGGGTACATACTGCATACTGTACTGTGTAATACTGTTTTCAGGTTTATGAGCCACAATCTACATGTGGCTTACGCATGTTGCGCTATTACTGTTATTTATTGTTAAGTCAAGAATAAAGGCTTAtcaatgaataataaaaaatgtaaaaagtaaacgtaaaatgtgttcaaGTCGATTTTAGATCCCAGATCATGAACCGTATTGTGAACCActcagtgaaaaataaatgcttATCAATAATTAATAAGAAGTgctaaaagtaaaagtaaacgGAGCTCGAATGCGAAATTCTTGTACTGCAATCATTAggtggaaaattatgaaagGCTTTGTTTATCTAAGTGAATTGTACTTTTATCATAAAAAGGGCTACAGACAACAAAAACATAGTCGTGCTATGATGTTATCGTTACCAGACATATACAGTTAGCCGAAATATTGAGCATACAACTGAACGAGCACTGGATTTATTTCTATAACGCggacaaacataaacctaatttaatttttacaatttagTTTGATAGCAAATTTATCAGACAACATGCACTTTTTTTACATAACTAATCTGTATTTTTTATGGTGAAATAATAAGTAGAAAACGGCCCTTTTTCATCAACGCAAAATTGAGCGTACAGATCTATGTACTTCATAATCTAAGGGTCAAGATGggatcaaattaaaaaaaaaccatttagTTACTATTTTGTATGACTATCTTTGGGACCCAATACTGCCTGCAACCCTTTTGTCATCGATTCCACTGCACGATCTTTACTattccatatttttttaagtaattcaaTTTACAGTTTCCGgcacacaaataaataataataaatgcatatacagttggtccccgcagtacgcgaatgtttgggaccggacgcaatagcgtatatcgaattttcgcgtattgcggattttCTCTGCCATTTCGTTTAtacctcatattgaagagttgacactgagagggaaccgcttatttaacatatcttttatcgaaatcactaataagtgttccatttcttacattgcataattatgtctctgttaaaaagtgcatattaaaaacttcattctaccaaaacaaagtaaaattgactagtcagaactcaagcaacgctatgagctgtcagttgtaaaaaatcgcgtattgcgaattcgcgtatatcgagtatcgcgtactgcggggaccaactgtactacatattttagtttttttttatgtatagagttctgtgtacactaaaaactcgaccaatacagaaccgtcgcttctgaaacttttcacacatatagtttaagcactgcagatgttgttgaaggtttgtttgatcactattttttgataaaatcatctaaattttacaattgaagatcagttttactaacacaaacaaaacaagcatgtaaacaaatgtcaaggtgtatctacCATAGCTAcaacaaggtttatacatcacaGGGAACAAcacggaaaacattttaaatatgacgttattgtaactactaaattaaatcgaacttttAAATAAAGAGGAGACCCATAGCTCTTTTCTTAACCTCttcgtcaccgagcaacgccggggcgtcaagctagtatcTAATATTTTATGTGTACTTTTTTAGCTTTTAGAATCCTCTGAAAGTGCTTTGGCATGCTCTCTACTaagatttttagtttttgggggTCTAATTCCTCCCAAACGTGCACTATAGCTTCGAAATAGTCGTTTTCATTCGATAGTCCACCCTGGCGTCTACAATGAGGGGGGCTCTGAGGAAgctatttcaacaattttatccgataataatagaaaaaagaCTTCGACTTCTTGACAGTTTGTTTCGAGTCGTTGACCTGCAGAAAAACGAACTTctctttaacacgttaagcgctacgtcggccccGTGGGGCCAACAGTGTTCTTCcccgtaagccggcgtcggACTGCTCGGACCGACAGAGCTCGTTaggtaggccggcgtttctacgaatcgctggcagtacggaaagcagtgcaatttggggatagcgcttaacgtgttaaggcCCGTCTGTATCAGTGAAATCTCCAGATTTGCCTGCAGGATGTTTATGTAGGAATCGGCAGTCATGATaacatcaattttcaaaagccTCCGCACACCATTCCATGTAAAACAACCCCAGACCATCATATTTCCTCCTTCATGTTTTACTGTGCGCTGGATGTGACGATCCTGAAGTGCCTCGTACGAATTGCGCCATACACGTTCAAGCCGTTTCAGATTAAAAAGCTCAAATTTGGATTCGTCAGACCACAGACCCACTTTCCAGTACTCTAAATGCTTAGCAGCATACTTCTGAGCGAACTTAAGACGTTTGACCTCATTGGACTTGTTGATATAAGGGCGCCTCCTAGCAAATCTGCTCTACGTATGCAACAAGCCGGCAACGGATAGTTCTTTCGAAATCTGATGGCTGAAGTGTTTCCATGATCTCGACTGTCAGGTAGGACTATTTTTGTCTGCTTTGCTGGTTTCGTACTTTGCATGAGTTACGTTAATGTTGATAAGCaccaaaaacatattttattctatGGAATTCCTTGTAACACTCAAATTAATGAGATACCTAAACCttaaattaacaaattgtGTATTTACAATCAAACATGAATTGAACATGTGATCACACATGTATGAATATTCATGGGACATATGTCCCATTTGTCAGAAAGGGTGCTAACGAACCTATAAAGTATGAAAACTCAATTAATCGGTTAGCtttcaatggaaaagtttatgccAAACTCGAAATTTCAAAGTGGACACTTTGTCTTGTCACAGTTTTTtacactgtttttttgttaggAAGCACTTTGAGCTTGTTAAGTATAACTTTgccgttatcggtagcaacattggcgcgcCGAAAAAACGTCGCGTTCTCTCTTGTCAAAAGTTCCGGGATTGTTTTACATAAGCTGGTATTATATTTTGAGGTAGTGGTATAGGTAGATATAGTGTAATCGTACGTAGCAATAATACCAGCTTATGTAAAACAAGCCCGGAACTTTCGAGAAGAGAGAACGCGACGGTTTTTTCGGCGCGccaatgtttattttccataCGACACCGCCAAATGCCACGTGCATCACCGGCAAGCACCACGCGCTACACCGGTTCCCACGAGCAAGCAGAAGACGCCGACTCAGCAGAACCACCGAGATGCGCACCATCGGTTCCCACGGGCTGCACCAGACGCCGAATCAGCACTTCGCGCACACTCACAGCTAGGGACAGTTAGGCAAAGCCAAGTTAGGAATAATCAGTTTTAGTTTAGAACTCAAGAGAAGAGGACATGCCTCATTAGCAATAAAGaatattgtatttttaaaacttaatTCTTCGCCCTCGACTCATaattatatgtttgttttcgtgatAAGTGAATctcataaaaaatatgtaaaacaagatacaatttttttttacagtgtATTTAGTTGGATTAAGAAAACAATACTGAGAGAAAATCAGCGAATGCAGTATTCATATTTTGCATCAGTTCATTTATTAGTTTCAATGTATCAACACTTTGATTGATCAGCTAGATTTTTCTAAACAATCGTTCCCATGCAAATCAGCGTTAGTTGCATCTTCGACGACTCGAACGCCTGCTTAAGAAGGGACTCGTTCGAAAGCACGCACGACTTGTACGAATTCTCCAAAGCACTCAACCGGGTGGCGTATCTATTCACAGCGTCATTGATGTCGGTCAAAAAACTCACCGAAATGCCATTGATCTCCGCTTCTTTCTCGTTCAATTTGGCGATAATTTTTACTGGATTTGAAATGATGTTCTCACCGCGGAACACATCCAACAGGCTCAGATCGAACAACTCCGACTCATCGACCTGCAGCAGTTTGTAAACTTTGTCTAGCTCCTCCTTCAGTCCAGCTTCGACGGTGTTCACACAGTTCGTATAACCGACACCGGCCACAAACATGTTGTTTTCCATGAGCGTCCGAAGGAATCCCAAACAGCTGGAGTCAGTTGACGGAGCCTGATTGTTCAGCTGGTAGGAAAACGAGTCCTCGAGTTGAATCGACTGCTTCAACGATGCCTCCTTATTGTCGATAATGGCCTGGTAGAAGGAGTCTGTCTTGGAAGCTGTGTTCAGCTTTGCGCCGGCCACTGCATTAACGATGTTATCTTGCAGATTCTTGTAGATTGGTTCGATAGCCTTCAGCTTTTGCACGACCTCGGTCGAAGCGGGGCGCCCGGCTTCGGAGAGGGACGCGCCAAGACACACCAAAGCAATCGCAAAGATTAGTTTCATCTTTGATTATTTGATCCAAAATAAGCTATCAAGAGACACCTTTTGTTAGGAGCAGCTTAGAAGAACTGGTGAAATCGTAGAAAACTCCACTGTTTTATACTCGTCCAATCACCAAGGAGCTATATCGATCATAATAAACTTATCACTTATCCATATATCTTTATGTTAGCTGTAGATTTGATATTTCAATCTTTAACACACAAATTGATTTTTGCGCTCACAGTACGCttagtgtaaaaaaaaacaataatcctATTTTTGTACGATAGAAATGATGAAGATCTTAAACAGTGGTTTTCGATGTCTGATAACATCCGGGTTCAAATACGAATCAGTCAGTCTGATCAACTGATACGAAAACATTTATGGTCCTCATCCTCAATCTTTGTGAACTGTTAAGCAGGTAGCTATGTCCGGGTTATTAAAGAATGTAGATAAGCAACGAAACATACATCATTTGTCACTAGCTCGGAATTATCGTTAATGTTATGGCTCTAGGTGTATAAAAACTAAAGTCAGTTGAGAGGAGCATTCATTACACTTCCCTGTTTATACCAATACGGGTCGCTCTCAAGCAGTTAAAGTTTGCGATGAAGCTTACCTCGATCTTGCTGTCCGTTATCCTCGTGTGCGCCCTCGTTGGGCTGGATTCAGTTGAATGCAATCGACGGGATGTTCTGAAGGCGTTCCTTCCATTGAAAACCACCGGAGGAAAGCAGCAGCGCAAACTGCTGTCCGGTGGTTCGGAGCTGCTCGTATCGGTCCAGTCGGAGCTGATCCTCACCCAGGAGCCGTACATTCAGCAGACCATCGACGAAGAAGCCAACATTCTTGACAGCCTCGCTGTTGTGTCCAATAGGGCCTGCGCTAGTTACGTACAAATGGGAACCGATGCGCTCATGACGCTGGCTGGTATCTCCTTCGGAAACTGTGTGGCCAAAATCGACGATGACATGTTCGCCGGCTTGTTCCCCGCACAGGATAGTGCAGATCGTCAGGCGTACGCCCAGGCCAGCCTGCTCAGCAGCATCCGCGGAGTGAACATCCTTACCGATCCGGCCACTGTTCAAGCCACGATTGAGAGCAAGCTGAGCTCCCCGGTCGTTATAGAAGGAATAGGCGCTATTGGCGATCTATCGGCCAATTTGAGAGCTGCACTGCAAGACTGTCTTTCGAACGCTCGAGCCCTGTTGAAGTCTTCGCTTGAAACCGCTTCAAGTCAGGTGAACGCCATTTGCGCCAAATAGACAAGCCAGAACGAGAAAACAATGGAAGAAATTCAATGCAAATTAAAACTGagtgttaaataaaacaatctgcATTCCGGCATTCCGGTAGTCGattaactgttttttagtCCGAATGTGTCTCTTACACCTTGCTCACCGTTGAAGTGCTTTTTATAAACCATTAAGTGCTCTTTATATACGAAGTTTAGGAACAGCAAAAATCCAAATTGGGGTCTGGGACAGCCGTGCGGTCGcgtcggttagaaaatcgacgaTGGAActccggggctcaccacctcgacggcgtgggttcgaatctcaaccgagaccggaccctccccctGTAAGATAATACGCTCCTTTTTGGGTTAATAATTCCTCAAAAGAGTGATCATTAGCACCAGAGTCAAATTGAGTTTACAAGCACCcatgaatttgttttccaaattcatagtttttcattttgtcaaaACTGATCGATTCAACTTATGCGAATAAAGCCGTTTATGTCAGTGGATTAACTTTATTATAATGATAGTCCGATTTACCCTCGCTATCCAATCCTTCTTGGTCTGATGGTTGAACTCttgttgtttcgttattctattAATCCTACGTCATGTACTCCAGCAGAATGCGATCCGGATGCCTCTGTTCGACAAACAGCAATAAACTTAAACAGGAATGATAAGGTGTTCCGGAAGTTGGAACAACCATTATTGTCTG
Coding sequences within:
- the LOC131263151 gene encoding uncharacterized protein LOC131263151, whose protein sequence is MKLIFAIALVCLGASLSEAGRPASTEVVQKLKAIEPIYKNLQDNIVNAVAGAKLNTASKTDSFYQAIIDNKEASLKQSIQLEDSFSYQLNNQAPSTDSSCLGFLRTLMENNMFVAGVGYTNCVNTVEAGLKEELDKVYKLLQVDESELFDLSLLDVFRGENIISNPVKIIAKLNEKEAEINGISVSFLTDINDAVNRYATRLSALENSYKSCVLSNESLLKQAFESSKMQLTLICMGTIV